Sequence from the Microbacterium dextranolyticum genome:
GCCGACGATCAATGCGGCGATCGCCCGGCGGACCGTCGGGTCCAGCTTCGTTTCGGTGCCCTGCGCCATGTCGCGCCTCCGTAAGAGTCGAATTATTCTCTTGGAGAGTAAGCCACCTTGTTAAGGAATGCAATCCTCTCTATCGTGGAGGACGTGTCCGACCCCGTCCGCCGCCGTCGCCACGGCGAAGAGCTCGAATCGGCGTTGCTGCAGGCGGCGTGGGACGAGCTCGTCGCGGTCGGCTACGCGAACCTCACGATGGAGTCCGTCGCCGTACGGGGGCGGACCGGAGTGGCCGTGCTGTACCGCCGGTGGCCGAACAAGGATGTCCTGGTCATCGCCGCGATCGAGCGTTACCGCGCATCGCATCCGGTGGAGCTTCCCGACACGGGAACGCTCCGCGGTGACCTCATCGCGCTGCTGAACGGCATGGGGCGCGCCCAGGCGGGCTTCTTCGTGATCGCGATGGCCACGGCGCTCAGCGGCCTCCGCACCGAAAGCGGGCTCTCGCTCGCCGAGGTGCGCGAGAAGGTGCTCGGCGATGCTGCGACGGCTCGGATGAACAGGATCTACGGGCGTGCGCAGGAGCGCGGCGAGATCGATCTGCGCGTCGTCCCCGCGGGCGTGCTCGCTCTGCCCTTCGACATGGTCCGACACGACCTCTTCATGAATCTGAAAGCGGTCGAACCGTCGCGGGTCGAGTTCATCGTGGACGCCCTGTTCCTGCCCCTCGTCGCGCGGTAC
This genomic interval carries:
- a CDS encoding TetR/AcrR family transcriptional regulator; translated protein: MSDPVRRRRHGEELESALLQAAWDELVAVGYANLTMESVAVRGRTGVAVLYRRWPNKDVLVIAAIERYRASHPVELPDTGTLRGDLIALLNGMGRAQAGFFVIAMATALSGLRTESGLSLAEVREKVLGDAATARMNRIYGRAQERGEIDLRVVPAGVLALPFDMVRHDLFMNLKAVEPSRVEFIVDALFLPLVARYMSGDAVIRRRGR